The genomic segment GAATATTTTCAGGAGATACCGGCTGGGTATACTCGGCTGTCTTTTCATCGGATGGCAAATACGTCGTTTCCGGTAATTACGATAAAACCATTAAGACATGGGATGTTGTCAACGGGCGAATAGAAAAGATATTTAAAGGCCATGGTAGTTTTGTCAATGCGACGGACTTTTCTCCCGACGGGAAATATATCCTTTCCGGAAGCTGGGATAAATCCCTCAAGCTTTGGGATGCGACTACAGGAACGGATGTGCGCACATTGACAGGGCATACCAGTCACGTTTTTTGTGCGTCTTTTTCTCCCGATGGGCGCTTTATCCTGTCCGGTGGCCATGATAATACTCTTAAACTATGGGATGTCAAAACTGGGCAAGAACTTCGAACATTTAAAGGTCATACATGGGCAATAACCTCAGTTGCCTTTTCACCTGATGGCCGGTATGCCCTCTCCGGCAGCTGGGATCAAACAATTAAGCTTTGGGATATTGAGACGGGAAGAGAGATAAGGACTTTTCCAAAGCAGCCGGGTCTTGTTAACTTCGTGGTCTTTTCGCGTGATGGTTTGTATGCATTATCTGGCGGTAGTAAAGATAATAATCTTAATATCTGGAACGTGGGCACAGGAAGTCTGATACGCGTATTTTCAGGGCACACCAACTGGCTGAATAACGCAGTTTTCTCAGCAGACGGACGGTATGTCCTGTCGGGAAGCTCAGATAATACAATCAAACTTTGGGATTATTCTACGGGATTAGCCTTGCATACTTTATCCGGGCATGCCTCCTTTGTAAACAAGGTGAACTTTTCGAAAGACGGCCGGTATGCGACTTCGGGGAGCGGAGATGGTACGACCAGACTCTGGGAACTTTCTACAGGTAGAGAAATTGTTACAATGGTTGGCTTTAAAGATGGCGAATGGATAGTCATCACACCTGAAGGCTATTACAACTCCTCTCTCAATGGACATAAACACCTCAATATCCGTATGGGCAACAAAGTCTACGGCATAGATCAGTTCTACGATGTCTTTTATCGTCCTGACATTGTATCGGCAAGGCTGAAAGGCGAAGATATAAACAGCCTCATTACCCTCACCATTGATGAAGCGATTAAAAATCCTCCGCCAACTGTAGAAATTACTTCGATACCAAAAGATGTTAATGAATCGAGAATCAAGGTCTGCTATCAAGCAAAAAGCGCAGGAGGAGGAATAGGAGAAGTAAGGTTATTCCATAACGGCAAGCTCGTTCATTCGGATGGCTTTTACAGGGATATAGCAAAGACGGGCGCCGCAAAGCAACTCGCTGCCCTCACAGGCAAAAAAATCCACGAAGAAATGCGGGGAGGAATAAAAATTGCCGGCAGAGGAGAAATAAGTCCGATTGAAAGCAAATCAAAGGGAGAGGTATTTGATGATTGTGCAGAAATAGAGGCAATCCCGGGAGAAAACGAGGTGAGTATTTCTGCCTTTAACAGTCAGAATACTGTTCAAAGCTACATGAAGACTCTCAGCTTTAATTCAAAACTCAAATCTGAAGAACCACATCTTCACATACTCTCCATAGGAATTAACCGGTATATGGACAGAACTGTAAATCTAAGATATGCAGTTAAGGATGCAGTGGACATCAAAGAAAGAGCCCTTAACCAGTCAGCAACTCTGTACAAACCTCAAAACATACAGC from the Nitrospirota bacterium genome contains:
- a CDS encoding caspase family protein; the protein is MAETFGVRMKHIKRIIINTLAFILLLGNSKAYTDEKPEIFAQLGHTNEVHGALFLPDGRHILTGSYDKTLKLWNAQTGREIRTFHGHGYFITKIAISPDGKYAISGSWDKTIKLWNIETGEDVRTLYGHKGSVYNVAFSPDGKYILSGSGDKTLKLWDALTGREIRTFHGHTGTVYCAVFSSDGKHALSGSADNTLRLWEVSTGREIGTYKGHAAAVTCAVFTSSNGYFLSGSSDKTLKLWEISTGKAIKTFVGHTAAIGSLTISPDGKHVISGSFYPDKTIRLWDIATGNEILTFMGHTDNVLSLAFSSDGRYILSGSKDQTARLWDATSGKQVRIFSGDTGWVYSAVFSSDGKYVVSGNYDKTIKTWDVVNGRIEKIFKGHGSFVNATDFSPDGKYILSGSWDKSLKLWDATTGTDVRTLTGHTSHVFCASFSPDGRFILSGGHDNTLKLWDVKTGQELRTFKGHTWAITSVAFSPDGRYALSGSWDQTIKLWDIETGREIRTFPKQPGLVNFVVFSRDGLYALSGGSKDNNLNIWNVGTGSLIRVFSGHTNWLNNAVFSADGRYVLSGSSDNTIKLWDYSTGLALHTLSGHASFVNKVNFSKDGRYATSGSGDGTTRLWELSTGREIVTMVGFKDGEWIVITPEGYYNSSLNGHKHLNIRMGNKVYGIDQFYDVFYRPDIVSARLKGEDINSLITLTIDEAIKNPPPTVEITSIPKDVNESRIKVCYQAKSAGGGIGEVRLFHNGKLVHSDGFYRDIAKTGAAKQLAALTGKKIHEEMRGGIKIAGRGEISPIESKSKGEVFDDCAEIEAIPGENEVSISAFNSQNTVQSYMKTLSFNSKLKSEEPHLHILSIGINRYMDRTVNLRYAVKDAVDIKERALNQSATLYKPQNIQHLLLKDKDATKSNIMGKINELSKVIKPNDSFILFVAGHGMLLENQYYMLTHDYDGTLSDKNMISSNEIVEMSKKIKSLSQLFIFDTCHAGGVDYIVSGLYDARMSVLAKKMGLHIYASASSVQEALDGYKGNGLFTHSLLDGLNNNISADKNSDSKVSLMELGEYSKQKAVDISKSIGHPQTPLIINFGKDNPVYNLR